From the genome of Vibrio porteresiae DSM 19223, one region includes:
- the aspA gene encoding aspartate ammonia-lyase — MATLTSTPEAVKKTVRLEEDLLGQREVPADAYYGIHTVRAIENFNISKVTISDVPEFVRGMVMTKKAAALANKELGVLPKDIANYIIQACDVMLQTGKCMDQFPSDVFQGGAGTSVNMNTNEVIANLALELMGKEKGQYEFINPNDHVNRSQSTNCAYPTGFRIAVYNSVQKLIESIEYLKAAFDLKSQEFTGILKMGRTQLQDAVPMTVGQEFHAWSVTINEEIRALQYTSKLLLEVNLGATAIGTGLNTAPGYQQLAVKHLAEVTGLEVVPAEDLIEATSDCGAYVMTHGALKRLAVKLSKICNDLRLLSSGPRAGLNEINLPELQAGSSIMPAKVNPVVPEVVNQVCFKVLGNDNTVSFAAEGGQLQLNVMEPVIAQSMFESIELLSNACVNLRDKCVDGITVNKEVCEGYVYNSIGIVTYLNPYIGHHQGDIVGKICAETGKSVREVVLERGLLTAEELDDIFSPENLMRPQYKAKRYE, encoded by the coding sequence ATGGCAACCCTAACTAGCACTCCAGAAGCGGTTAAGAAAACCGTTCGTCTTGAAGAAGACTTACTGGGTCAACGTGAAGTACCGGCAGACGCTTATTACGGTATTCACACTGTACGTGCAATTGAAAACTTCAATATTTCTAAAGTCACTATTTCCGACGTTCCAGAGTTTGTTCGCGGCATGGTAATGACCAAAAAAGCGGCAGCATTAGCAAACAAGGAATTAGGTGTACTACCTAAAGATATCGCAAATTACATTATCCAAGCGTGTGATGTGATGCTTCAAACTGGCAAATGCATGGACCAATTCCCTTCGGATGTATTCCAAGGTGGTGCAGGTACGTCAGTTAACATGAACACTAACGAAGTTATTGCCAACTTGGCACTTGAGTTAATGGGCAAAGAAAAGGGTCAATATGAATTTATTAACCCAAACGATCACGTTAACCGCAGCCAATCCACAAACTGTGCATACCCAACAGGTTTCCGTATTGCGGTATATAACAGTGTGCAAAAACTGATTGAGTCTATTGAATACCTAAAAGCCGCTTTTGACCTAAAAAGCCAAGAGTTCACAGGCATTCTAAAAATGGGTCGTACCCAGTTGCAAGATGCAGTTCCAATGACTGTAGGCCAAGAGTTCCATGCTTGGTCTGTAACAATTAACGAAGAGATCCGTGCACTGCAATACACGTCCAAATTACTGCTTGAAGTGAACTTGGGTGCAACAGCAATCGGGACTGGTTTGAACACAGCACCTGGTTACCAACAGCTTGCGGTTAAACACCTAGCAGAAGTAACTGGCCTTGAAGTGGTTCCTGCTGAAGACTTGATCGAAGCAACCTCTGACTGTGGTGCTTACGTGATGACTCACGGCGCACTAAAACGCCTAGCAGTAAAACTGTCTAAAATCTGTAATGACCTACGTCTGCTCTCTTCTGGCCCTCGTGCAGGTTTGAATGAAATCAACTTGCCAGAGCTGCAAGCGGGTTCTTCAATCATGCCAGCTAAAGTAAACCCTGTTGTTCCAGAAGTGGTTAACCAAGTGTGCTTTAAAGTACTAGGTAACGACAACACCGTTTCTTTCGCGGCAGAAGGCGGCCAATTACAGTTAAACGTAATGGAACCTGTTATCGCACAAAGTATGTTTGAGTCTATCGAACTGCTTTCTAATGCGTGTGTAAACCTACGCGACAAATGTGTTGATGGCATCACCGTTAACAAAGAAGTGTGTGAAGGTTACGTCTACAACTCTATCGGTATCGTTACTTATCTAAACCCATACATCGGTCACCACCAAGGCGACATCGTAGGTAAGATCTGTGCTGAAACAGGTAAGAGTGTACGTGAAGTGGTTCTTGAACGCGGTCTGCTGACTGCAGAAGAGCTAGATGACATCTTCTCTCCAGAGAACTTGATGCGTCCACAGTACAAAGCAAAACGCTACGAATAA
- a CDS encoding protein-disulfide reductase DsbD: MTTIRLLSSWIILLTCFNAWGAFGNQSSFSLPTQQESFVTVDEAFNFSSYQQGNQLYLDWQIKPGYYLYQERMSITADKVTLGQYEMPTATPHHDEFFGEVHIYTTPTSLSVPLSDYQAGATITVSYQGCAEAGFCYPPETRHIKIASFSAAPSATVSPAAAPKMGSKTNTSSSTSSLSLAQQLATHWWAPLLFILFGIGMAFTPCVLPMYPILTSLVLGQKSLSPGKTLALSLIYVQGMALTYTVLGLIVASAGVQFQAALQQPVVLITLSVLFLLLAASMFGLFTLQLPSSLQTKLTQWSNQQQSGHALGVFVMGAISGLVCSPCTTAPLSGALLYVAQSGDLVTGAITLYALSIGMGIPLILAAMFGQRLLPKAGLWMNHVKTLFGFILLAAPIFLLERIIPETYVTLLWSLLGLISFAWVYHVLRQVNVVRWYHSLLTLVAILGCFFSAQGLWQWWQGDNIASQQNSVAAQTPSLPFTAITNLDELNQQLSWAKQQGKPVMLDFYADWCVACKEFEKYSFSTPLIRQHLSNFVLLQIDVTANTPDHIAVMKKMNVLGLPTIDFWNAQGDLQNAARVTGFMEAPQFNQHLSQFEL; this comes from the coding sequence ATGACAACGATTCGCCTACTCTCCTCTTGGATTATTCTACTCACCTGTTTTAATGCGTGGGGAGCGTTTGGCAACCAATCTTCATTCAGCCTCCCGACTCAACAAGAGAGTTTTGTCACTGTCGACGAGGCGTTCAATTTCAGTAGTTATCAGCAAGGAAATCAGCTGTATCTCGACTGGCAAATTAAGCCTGGCTATTACCTCTACCAAGAGCGCATGTCGATAACCGCAGATAAGGTCACACTCGGTCAATATGAGATGCCGACAGCCACTCCTCATCATGATGAATTTTTTGGTGAAGTCCATATTTACACAACACCGACTTCTCTCTCCGTACCTCTTAGCGATTACCAAGCGGGCGCCACGATCACCGTTAGCTACCAAGGTTGTGCCGAAGCGGGATTTTGCTATCCCCCTGAAACTCGTCATATTAAGATTGCGTCATTTAGTGCAGCGCCATCAGCTACAGTTTCACCCGCTGCAGCCCCTAAGATGGGCAGCAAAACGAACACTTCATCGTCCACCAGCTCATTATCTCTAGCCCAACAATTGGCTACCCACTGGTGGGCACCATTACTGTTTATTTTGTTTGGGATCGGCATGGCGTTTACCCCTTGTGTATTGCCCATGTACCCTATTTTGACCAGCTTGGTATTAGGGCAAAAATCGCTTTCACCAGGTAAAACATTGGCACTTAGCCTTATTTATGTTCAAGGCATGGCTCTGACTTATACCGTGCTTGGACTGATCGTTGCTAGTGCCGGCGTGCAGTTCCAAGCAGCACTACAACAACCTGTAGTGCTGATTACTCTGAGTGTGTTGTTCTTACTTTTAGCGGCTTCCATGTTTGGTCTGTTCACCTTACAACTTCCCAGCAGTTTACAAACCAAACTTACCCAATGGAGCAATCAACAACAAAGCGGTCATGCCCTTGGTGTGTTTGTGATGGGGGCGATTTCCGGCTTGGTTTGCTCTCCTTGCACCACAGCTCCGCTTTCTGGCGCGCTACTCTATGTTGCTCAATCAGGCGATCTAGTCACCGGAGCCATTACGCTTTACGCACTCTCAATTGGGATGGGGATTCCACTTATTCTTGCGGCAATGTTTGGACAACGCCTATTGCCTAAAGCGGGATTGTGGATGAATCACGTCAAAACCCTATTTGGTTTTATTCTACTTGCGGCCCCGATTTTTCTTCTCGAACGCATCATTCCAGAAACCTACGTTACGCTCCTTTGGTCACTACTCGGCCTAATTAGCTTTGCTTGGGTCTATCATGTATTAAGACAAGTGAATGTGGTTCGTTGGTATCACAGCTTACTTACGTTAGTTGCCATATTGGGCTGCTTCTTTTCTGCGCAAGGGCTTTGGCAGTGGTGGCAAGGAGATAACATCGCCTCGCAACAGAACTCAGTTGCAGCACAAACTCCATCCTTGCCCTTTACCGCCATTACTAACCTTGATGAGCTAAATCAGCAGCTCAGCTGGGCTAAGCAACAGGGCAAGCCAGTGATGCTCGATTTCTACGCTGATTGGTGTGTCGCTTGCAAAGAGTTTGAAAAATACTCCTTTAGCACTCCCTTAATTCGCCAACACTTAAGCAACTTTGTGTTACTGCAAATCGATGTCACCGCGAATACTCCAGACCATATTGCTGTGATGAAGAAGATGAATGTCTTGGGGCTCCCCACCATTGATTTTTGGAATGCACAAGGAGACCTGCAAAACGCTGCGCGCGTTACCGGATTTATGGAAGCGCCACAATTTAATCAGCATCTTTCTCAATTTGAGCTTTAA
- a CDS encoding response regulator transcription factor: protein MESNYTIIIADDHPLFRNALFQSVHMAISGANLLETDSLNALLELLEKEPDVDLLLLDLKMPGANGMSGLIQLRADYPDLPIVVISASEESSVVTQVKHYGAFGFIPKSSDMRTLISALNQVLDGEPYFPQGLVNDTIPTNDLAERIAALTPQQYKVLGMLSDGLLNKQIAYELNVSEATIKAHMTAIFRKLGVKNRTQAVILLKEMND, encoded by the coding sequence ATGGAGTCTAACTACACCATAATCATCGCTGATGATCATCCACTGTTTCGCAATGCCTTATTCCAATCTGTGCATATGGCTATCAGTGGTGCGAACCTACTGGAAACCGACTCTCTAAATGCTCTATTAGAGCTTTTGGAAAAAGAGCCGGACGTTGATCTGCTGCTACTTGACCTAAAAATGCCAGGTGCTAACGGCATGTCAGGCCTTATCCAATTACGCGCCGACTACCCCGATTTGCCGATCGTCGTGATTTCCGCCAGTGAAGAATCGTCAGTCGTGACCCAAGTAAAACATTATGGTGCTTTCGGGTTTATTCCAAAATCCAGCGATATGCGCACTCTGATTTCCGCCCTAAACCAAGTATTGGACGGCGAACCCTATTTTCCACAAGGATTGGTGAACGACACCATCCCGACTAATGACCTGGCTGAACGTATCGCCGCATTAACACCGCAACAATATAAAGTGCTGGGAATGCTCTCGGATGGTCTATTGAACAAGCAAATTGCTTATGAATTGAATGTGTCTGAAGCGACGATTAAGGCACATATGACCGCTATTTTCCGCAAACTTGGCGTTAAAAATCGGACTCAAGCGGTCATACTGCTTAAAGAAATGAACGATTAG
- a CDS encoding potassium/proton antiporter, which yields MDAITINSFFLIGALLIALSVMLSPVSSKLGIPILLLFLLVGMLAGEDGPGGIQFDSYSTAYLVSNLALAIILLDGGMRTRVASFRVAFWPSVSLATIGVAITTFITGLLAMWLFDLSLLQGLLVGAIVGSTDAASVFSLLKGRSLNERVGATLEIESGTNDPMAVFLTVTFIAVLAHSSADMSAGFFALSFIKQFGVGAFMGLAGGWILWWVINRSSLPEGLYSILTLSGGLIMFALSNALGGSGILSIYLVGLLLGNRPTRSRHSILNVLDGMTWLSQIGMFLVLGMLVTPSNLLDIAVPGLALAIGMIVLARPLSVWIGLLPFRSFSSREKWFISWVGLRGAVPIILAVFPMMAGLPNSQLYFNLAFFVVMVSLIVQGGTLTKAMSLAKVELPPKPEPISRTGVEIYPTSEWELFIYKLKSDKWCIGEPLRNLFMPDGTRIAAVFRDDTLMHPSGSTKLEEGDTLCVLAQEKDLEALSHLFSEAPEKASLARFFGDFFLDVKAKLNDVALTYGLDLGEFNVDMTLQDLVMQHLGTTPVLGDHFEWQGLQWIVADVVDWQVTRVGLRLPPEEEEQESDVAADDVVTN from the coding sequence GTGGACGCTATTACCATCAATAGCTTTTTTTTAATCGGTGCATTGCTGATTGCGTTGAGCGTCATGCTAAGCCCTGTGTCTTCAAAATTGGGTATTCCTATCCTGTTACTGTTTTTGCTTGTGGGCATGTTGGCGGGTGAGGATGGTCCAGGTGGTATCCAATTTGATAGCTATTCCACTGCTTATCTTGTGAGTAACTTAGCGCTTGCCATTATTTTGCTTGATGGTGGTATGCGAACTCGAGTTGCTAGCTTTCGCGTGGCATTTTGGCCTTCTGTCTCTCTCGCTACGATTGGTGTTGCAATCACGACTTTTATCACTGGTCTATTGGCCATGTGGTTGTTTGACCTGAGTTTACTACAGGGTTTATTGGTCGGCGCTATTGTGGGCTCGACTGATGCAGCTTCGGTTTTCTCTTTATTGAAAGGGCGTAGCCTCAATGAAAGGGTGGGGGCGACTCTAGAAATTGAATCCGGTACTAACGATCCGATGGCGGTATTCTTAACGGTTACCTTCATTGCGGTATTGGCGCATTCGTCTGCCGATATGAGTGCTGGATTTTTTGCTTTGAGTTTCATTAAGCAATTTGGTGTCGGTGCTTTTATGGGGCTGGCTGGTGGCTGGATTTTATGGTGGGTGATCAACCGTAGTTCATTACCTGAAGGCCTTTATTCGATCTTAACCCTTAGCGGCGGCCTTATCATGTTTGCACTGTCTAACGCTCTGGGTGGCAGTGGCATCTTATCTATCTATTTGGTTGGCCTGTTATTGGGTAATCGTCCAACTCGCAGTCGCCATAGTATTCTCAACGTGCTTGATGGTATGACATGGCTAAGCCAAATCGGCATGTTCTTGGTGTTAGGGATGTTGGTCACGCCAAGTAATCTGCTTGATATCGCGGTACCAGGCTTGGCGCTGGCAATCGGTATGATCGTGTTAGCTCGTCCTCTGTCGGTATGGATTGGTTTGCTGCCATTTCGCAGTTTTAGTTCACGTGAGAAATGGTTTATCTCTTGGGTGGGTCTACGTGGTGCCGTACCGATTATCTTAGCGGTTTTCCCTATGATGGCGGGATTGCCTAATTCTCAACTCTACTTCAACTTAGCTTTCTTCGTGGTTATGGTGTCGCTGATTGTGCAAGGCGGTACATTAACGAAAGCGATGAGCTTAGCGAAAGTGGAGCTACCACCAAAACCCGAGCCAATTTCTCGCACTGGTGTGGAAATTTACCCGACCAGTGAATGGGAGCTGTTCATCTACAAACTGAAATCGGATAAATGGTGTATCGGTGAGCCGCTGCGTAATCTTTTCATGCCAGATGGCACGCGTATTGCGGCAGTATTTCGTGATGACACTTTAATGCACCCTTCTGGTAGTACCAAGTTAGAAGAAGGTGACACCTTATGTGTGCTTGCTCAAGAGAAAGATTTGGAAGCCTTGAGTCACCTATTTAGTGAGGCGCCAGAAAAAGCATCGTTAGCCCGTTTCTTCGGTGACTTCTTCTTGGATGTAAAAGCCAAACTGAACGATGTGGCACTGACCTATGGTTTGGACTTAGGTGAGTTCAATGTCGACATGACGTTGCAAGATTTGGTCATGCAGCATCTGGGTACCACGCCAGTTCTTGGCGACCATTTCGAATGGCAAGGCCTGCAGTGGATTGTCGCTGATGTGGTTGATTGGCAAGTGACTCGCGTAGGTTTGCGTCTTCCTCCTGAAGAGGAAGAGCAAGAGAGTGATGTTGCTGCCGATGATGTGGTGACTAACTAA
- a CDS encoding DUF4212 domain-containing protein codes for MSFESSEQAQAYWKENLTLMGTLLAVWFLVSYGAGILFVDNLNAIQFGGFKLGFWFAQQGSIYTFVALIFIYVARMNALDKKYNVHED; via the coding sequence ATGTCATTTGAGTCAAGTGAACAAGCACAAGCCTATTGGAAAGAGAACCTTACCTTGATGGGGACACTGCTTGCAGTGTGGTTTTTGGTTTCTTACGGCGCTGGCATCCTGTTTGTTGACAACCTCAACGCTATCCAGTTTGGCGGTTTCAAACTGGGCTTTTGGTTTGCTCAGCAGGGATCGATCTACACCTTTGTCGCCTTAATTTTTATCTACGTGGCCCGAATGAACGCACTAGATAAGAAGTACAACGTACACGAAGATTAA
- a CDS encoding sodium:solute symporter family protein codes for MDIQTWTFILVGLTFVLYIGIAVWARAASTSEFYVAGGGVHPVANGMATAADWMSAASFISMAGIISFIGYDGGVYLMGWTGGYVLLALCLAPYLRKFGKFTVPDFIGDRYYSKTARMVAVFCAIFISFTYVAGQMRGVGVVFARFLEVDINVGIVIGMAIVFFYAVMGGMKGITYTQVAQYCVLIFAFMVPAIFTSLMMTGNPIPQIGFGSTSVGGDTYLLDKLDGLTQELGFTSYTDGSKSMVDVFFITAALMVGTAGLPHVIIRFFTVPKVSDARVSAGWALVFIAILYTTAPAVAAFARVNLIDSINGPEMRGVVAEEAPTWYRNWENTGLVKWEDKNGDGRMFYSGDSRNEMTINRDIVVLASPEMAKLPNWVVGVLAAGGLAAALSTAAGLLLVISTSISHDLLKKGFKPNMTDKQELLAARLAAIVAIVGAGYLGINPPGFVAQVVAFAFGLAASSFFPAIILGIFYKKMNKEGAICGMLVGIAFTAAYIIYFKFINPAANVPANWWFGISPEGIGTLGMCVNFMVSIVVNKFTAEVPSDVQDMVESIRYPKGAGEAHDH; via the coding sequence ATGGATATTCAAACTTGGACATTTATTTTGGTCGGATTGACCTTTGTTCTCTATATCGGCATTGCCGTTTGGGCGCGCGCAGCTTCAACCAGTGAGTTCTATGTCGCTGGCGGTGGTGTTCATCCTGTTGCAAACGGGATGGCAACCGCAGCGGACTGGATGTCTGCAGCATCGTTCATCTCCATGGCAGGGATCATCTCCTTCATCGGCTACGATGGTGGGGTGTATTTAATGGGATGGACTGGCGGCTATGTACTTTTGGCTCTTTGCTTAGCTCCTTACCTACGTAAATTTGGTAAGTTTACTGTTCCAGACTTTATTGGTGACCGTTACTACTCCAAAACAGCCCGCATGGTGGCGGTATTCTGTGCCATCTTCATCTCCTTTACTTATGTAGCAGGACAGATGCGCGGTGTAGGCGTGGTATTTGCTCGCTTCCTTGAAGTGGACATTAACGTGGGTATTGTGATTGGTATGGCGATCGTGTTCTTCTACGCGGTCATGGGCGGCATGAAAGGCATTACCTACACTCAGGTCGCTCAATACTGCGTGTTGATCTTCGCCTTCATGGTTCCAGCCATTTTCACCTCGTTGATGATGACAGGAAACCCAATTCCTCAAATCGGTTTTGGCTCGACCTCTGTGGGTGGCGATACCTACCTACTCGATAAACTGGATGGCCTAACTCAAGAGCTCGGTTTTACCTCCTATACCGATGGCTCAAAGAGTATGGTCGATGTGTTCTTCATTACCGCAGCTCTGATGGTCGGTACGGCTGGACTACCTCACGTTATTATTCGCTTTTTTACCGTACCTAAAGTATCCGATGCTCGTGTCTCTGCCGGTTGGGCGCTCGTGTTCATCGCGATTCTATACACCACTGCACCAGCAGTAGCAGCCTTTGCTCGTGTCAACTTGATTGACTCTATCAACGGCCCTGAGATGCGCGGTGTGGTCGCAGAAGAAGCACCAACTTGGTACAGAAACTGGGAAAACACAGGTCTGGTGAAATGGGAAGATAAAAACGGCGATGGTCGTATGTTCTACTCAGGCGACAGTCGTAATGAAATGACCATCAACCGTGACATCGTGGTACTCGCATCACCAGAGATGGCTAAGTTACCGAACTGGGTTGTTGGCGTGCTGGCTGCAGGTGGTTTAGCCGCTGCACTCTCAACGGCTGCGGGTCTATTGCTGGTTATCTCAACCTCAATTTCCCACGACTTATTGAAGAAAGGCTTTAAGCCCAATATGACGGATAAGCAGGAGCTGCTTGCAGCCCGATTAGCCGCCATAGTCGCCATCGTCGGCGCAGGTTACTTAGGGATCAACCCACCCGGATTTGTGGCGCAGGTGGTCGCCTTTGCCTTCGGCTTGGCAGCGTCATCCTTCTTCCCGGCCATCATTTTGGGCATCTTCTATAAGAAGATGAACAAAGAAGGGGCAATCTGCGGGATGTTAGTGGGTATCGCTTTTACCGCGGCTTATATTATCTACTTCAAGTTCATCAACCCAGCGGCGAACGTGCCAGCTAACTGGTGGTTTGGTATCAGCCCAGAAGGGATTGGTACACTCGGTATGTGTGTGAACTTTATGGTATCGATCGTGGTGAACAAATTCACTGCCGAAGTACCAAGTGATGTACAGGATATGGTGGAATCAATCCGTTATCCAAAAGGTGCAGGTGAAGCTCACGACCATTAA
- a CDS encoding 7-cyano-7-deazaguanine/7-aminomethyl-7-deazaguanine transporter has protein sequence MNSFTPAQQRKALTYLVGFHLLIIASSNYLVQIPFTVFSFHTTWGAFTFPFIFLATDLTVRIFGASMARKIIFLVMLPALVVSYLLSVVFFQGSYQGLATLGEFNLFVARIAAASFMAYLLGQVMDVQVFNRLRQMKQWWIAPTASTLFGNALDTVAFFGVAFYHSPDPFMAQHWTEIATVDYSFKLIISLGLFVPLYGVLLNYLIRKLTTINPHFKATYANAR, from the coding sequence ATGAATTCTTTTACTCCCGCGCAGCAGCGCAAAGCGTTAACTTACCTCGTTGGTTTCCACCTTCTGATTATTGCTTCTAGCAACTACCTTGTGCAGATTCCGTTTACGGTCTTTTCATTTCATACCACTTGGGGCGCATTCACTTTCCCGTTTATCTTTCTCGCCACCGATTTAACGGTTCGTATATTCGGAGCATCGATGGCACGTAAAATCATCTTCTTGGTGATGTTGCCAGCGTTGGTGGTCTCATATCTATTGTCGGTGGTTTTCTTCCAAGGAAGCTACCAAGGGTTAGCCACTCTGGGTGAATTTAACTTGTTTGTTGCACGTATTGCTGCCGCAAGCTTTATGGCTTACTTGTTAGGGCAAGTAATGGATGTGCAAGTGTTTAACCGTCTGCGTCAGATGAAACAATGGTGGATTGCACCTACCGCTTCAACGTTATTTGGTAATGCACTAGATACTGTGGCCTTCTTTGGTGTGGCGTTTTATCACAGCCCAGATCCATTCATGGCGCAGCACTGGACAGAGATTGCGACTGTCGATTACAGCTTTAAACTGATCATCAGCTTAGGTCTGTTTGTTCCGCTTTATGGTGTATTGCTCAATTACCTGATTCGTAAACTGACCACGATTAATCCTCACTTTAAAGCCACTTATGCCAATGCGCGTTAA
- the gmk gene encoding guanylate kinase — translation MGKGTLYIVSAPSGAGKSSLISALLERNPTYAMKVSVSHTTRGMRPGEQNGVHYHFVQKEHFEELIAKGEFLEYAEVFGNYYGTSRVWIEETLNKGIDVFLDIDWQGARQIRQQMPHAKSLFILPPSREELERRLTARGQDSEAVIAKRMNEAQSEISHFSEYDYVIVNDDFDVAIMDFKAIIRAERLKQDKQAAKYSSMLSALLAN, via the coding sequence ATGGGAAAAGGCACTCTTTATATCGTTTCAGCACCGAGTGGCGCTGGTAAATCCAGTTTAATTTCAGCTTTGCTGGAACGTAACCCAACTTATGCAATGAAGGTATCGGTATCCCATACCACTCGTGGCATGCGACCGGGTGAACAAAATGGTGTTCATTACCACTTTGTACAAAAAGAGCACTTTGAAGAGCTGATCGCTAAAGGTGAATTTCTAGAATACGCTGAAGTTTTTGGCAATTACTACGGCACCTCTCGCGTTTGGATTGAAGAGACCTTGAATAAAGGCATTGATGTATTTTTGGATATTGACTGGCAAGGTGCACGTCAAATTCGCCAGCAAATGCCTCATGCGAAAAGCCTATTTATTCTGCCACCTTCTCGCGAAGAGTTGGAACGTCGCCTAACCGCACGTGGTCAAGATAGCGAAGCTGTGATTGCAAAACGCATGAACGAAGCCCAATCCGAAATTTCTCACTTCAGTGAGTACGATTACGTGATTGTGAATGATGACTTTGACGTTGCTATTATGGATTTTAAAGCCATTATTCGTGCAGAAAGATTGAAGCAAGATAAGCAAGCTGCTAAATATAGCAGTATGCTCTCTGCTCTTTTGGCGAACTGA
- the rpoZ gene encoding DNA-directed RNA polymerase subunit omega translates to MARVTVQDAVEKVGNRFDLVLIAARRARQMQTGGKDALVPEENDKPTVIALREIEDGLITKDVLDARERQEQQEQEAAELAAVSSIVHNR, encoded by the coding sequence ATGGCACGCGTAACTGTTCAAGACGCTGTTGAAAAAGTTGGCAACCGTTTCGACTTAGTTCTGATTGCGGCTCGCCGCGCTCGTCAAATGCAAACTGGCGGTAAAGATGCACTAGTGCCGGAAGAGAACGATAAGCCAACCGTTATCGCTCTACGCGAAATCGAAGACGGCCTTATCACTAAAGATGTGCTAGATGCACGTGAGCGCCAAGAGCAGCAAGAGCAAGAAGCAGCAGAATTGGCAGCGGTAAGCAGCATCGTTCACAATCGTTAA